The following proteins come from a genomic window of Flavobacteriaceae bacterium MAR_2010_188:
- a CDS encoding Predicted transcriptional regulator, translated as MQLTKTEEELMNHLWKLKKAFMKDLLDEYAEPKPATTTIATLLKRMTQKGFIAYVAIGNAREYYPLVLKKDYFSKQVNGIIKNFFNDSASQFASFFTKETDLTKSELEELKSIIDSELKKKNA; from the coding sequence ATGCAACTCACCAAGACAGAAGAAGAATTAATGAACCATTTATGGAAGCTCAAAAAAGCTTTTATGAAAGATTTATTGGACGAATATGCGGAACCAAAACCAGCAACGACAACCATTGCGACTCTTTTAAAGCGAATGACCCAAAAAGGATTTATCGCTTATGTAGCAATAGGTAATGCTCGCGAATATTATCCACTGGTGCTTAAAAAGGATTATTTCTCCAAGCAAGTAAACGGTATTATCAAAAATTTCTTTAACGATAGTGCATCACAATTTGCTTCCTTCTTTACCAAAGAAACAGACCTCACCAAATCCGAATTGGAAGAATTGAAATCCATCATTGATAGTGAACTAAAAAAGAAGAACGCATGA
- a CDS encoding Threonine/homoserine efflux transporter RhtA: MPNAHNKQLAILLLATVIISTSGTLGRFIDMPVPVIIWWRCALGGIFLYVYCLYKKIPLGLKSKQHRLPFLISAVFLGAHWITYFYALKFSNVAIGVLSLFTFPVMTALMEPLFIKVKLDPVHLVLGGIVLCGIYILVPDFDLDNDQVLGVLFGIFSAFCYSIRILILKQQSPNYNGTFLMFYQVLILSILLLPVMFLMDSSAIKTQFPYVLILALLTTAIGHTLFISTLRYFKVSTATIIGSAQPIYGIIIAYFFLNEIPSKKTLLGGILIISTVIIESIRSKRVRLTKPSD; this comes from the coding sequence ATGCCAAACGCGCATAACAAACAATTAGCAATATTACTTTTAGCAACAGTCATCATAAGTACATCCGGCACTTTGGGTCGATTCATTGATATGCCCGTTCCGGTGATTATATGGTGGCGCTGTGCCTTGGGAGGTATTTTTCTTTATGTTTATTGCTTGTATAAAAAAATTCCTTTAGGGTTAAAATCGAAGCAGCATCGATTACCCTTTTTAATAAGTGCGGTTTTTCTTGGAGCCCATTGGATCACTTATTTCTATGCCTTAAAATTTAGTAACGTCGCCATTGGCGTCTTATCGTTGTTTACTTTTCCTGTTATGACCGCTCTTATGGAGCCCTTATTTATCAAAGTAAAGTTAGACCCTGTGCATCTCGTGCTTGGAGGTATTGTTTTATGTGGTATATATATTTTAGTTCCAGATTTTGATCTCGATAATGACCAAGTTCTAGGAGTTTTATTCGGAATATTCTCGGCCTTTTGTTATTCGATCAGGATTTTGATACTTAAACAACAAAGTCCTAACTACAACGGAACTTTTTTAATGTTCTATCAAGTATTGATTTTGAGCATATTATTGCTTCCGGTTATGTTCTTAATGGATTCATCTGCTATAAAGACGCAATTTCCATATGTTCTTATCTTGGCGCTGTTGACTACTGCAATAGGCCATACCTTGTTCATAAGTACTCTCAGGTATTTTAAGGTCAGTACCGCCACTATAATCGGGAGCGCCCAACCTATCTATGGAATCATTATCGCCTATTTTTTTCTCAATGAAATTCCGTCCAAAAAGACTTTACTGGGAGGGATTTTAATTATTTCTACCGTAATAATTGAAAGCATTCGTTCTAAAAGAGTGAGACTCACCAAACCATCGGACTAA
- a CDS encoding dipeptidyl-peptidase-3: MKKSPLLLMAIFLIGLVSCDGKKEADDVDDVTTKEIAENTDDFNYDVEEFADIRILRYQIPGWEDLSLKEQKLVYYLTQAGLAGRDIIWDQNYRHNLTIRKALENIYSSYQGDKNSSDWKEFETYIKRVWFSNGIHHHYSMDKLKPGFSKEYFDTLLSETNTTLTGEAYEVIFNDKDAKKVNLNEEKGLVEGSASNFYGSGIKAADVDAFYAKKKSPDSLRPLSFGLNSQLVKENGQLVEKVYKSGGMYGSAIDEIIKWLEKAESVAENEQQGKALGLLVDYYKTGDLKIWDDYNIAWVEATEGNIDYINGFIEVYNDSKGYRGSYESIIQIKDFDMSKKMQVLEQNVQWFEDNSPLMEEHKKDTVKGVTYKTVIVAGEAGDASPNTPIGVNLPNANWIRKEHGSKSVSLGNIINSYNSVGGTDKLKEFANDDEEVRLSEKYSQLASKLHTALHEVVGHASGQMNPGVGETKVTLKNYASTLEEGRADLVGLYYIMDPKIQELGLTDNYEELGKAQYNGYIRNGLMTQLNRLEPGADIEEAHMRNRQWVSAWVYEKGKQDSIIKKINRDGKTYFKITDYQKLRSLFGQLLRETQRIKSEGDFEAAKNLVETYGVKVDQELHAEVLKRNEAFKSPPYSGFVNPVLVPAMDDKGEITSIKVTQPVTFDEQMLNYSKNFGFLSAEVEKPKQ; the protein is encoded by the coding sequence ATGAAAAAATCACCTTTATTATTAATGGCCATATTTTTAATTGGTCTTGTTTCATGCGACGGAAAAAAAGAAGCAGATGATGTGGACGATGTAACCACCAAAGAAATTGCAGAAAATACCGATGATTTTAATTATGATGTTGAAGAGTTCGCGGATATAAGAATCCTGCGATATCAAATTCCTGGCTGGGAAGACCTTTCTTTAAAAGAACAAAAACTGGTCTATTATCTTACCCAAGCCGGATTAGCTGGTCGCGATATCATTTGGGACCAAAATTATAGACACAACCTAACTATTAGAAAAGCTTTAGAAAATATCTACAGCAGCTATCAAGGGGATAAAAATTCTAGCGATTGGAAAGAGTTTGAAACCTATATAAAACGGGTTTGGTTTTCTAACGGAATCCACCATCACTATTCTATGGATAAGTTGAAGCCTGGGTTTTCAAAAGAATATTTTGACACGCTTTTGTCTGAAACAAATACAACCCTCACCGGCGAAGCCTATGAAGTCATCTTTAACGATAAAGATGCTAAAAAGGTAAACTTAAATGAAGAAAAAGGATTGGTCGAAGGATCTGCAAGCAATTTCTATGGAAGCGGAATTAAAGCTGCGGACGTAGATGCCTTTTATGCCAAGAAAAAATCTCCAGACTCACTAAGACCTCTTTCTTTTGGATTGAATTCTCAATTGGTCAAAGAAAATGGCCAATTGGTAGAAAAGGTATACAAGAGCGGTGGTATGTATGGTTCTGCAATAGATGAAATAATAAAATGGTTAGAAAAAGCTGAGTCTGTTGCAGAAAATGAGCAACAAGGAAAAGCTTTGGGTCTTTTAGTTGACTATTACAAAACTGGAGATTTAAAAATCTGGGACGACTACAACATTGCATGGGTAGAAGCAACCGAAGGAAACATCGATTACATTAACGGCTTCATTGAAGTTTATAATGATTCTAAAGGCTATAGAGGTTCGTATGAATCAATCATACAAATCAAAGATTTCGATATGTCCAAGAAAATGCAGGTTTTGGAACAAAACGTACAGTGGTTCGAGGATAATTCACCTTTAATGGAAGAACATAAAAAAGATACCGTTAAAGGGGTTACTTATAAAACTGTCATAGTTGCGGGCGAAGCTGGAGATGCTTCGCCAAACACCCCGATTGGTGTTAATCTTCCAAACGCTAACTGGATCAGAAAAGAACATGGTAGTAAATCGGTTAGTTTGGGTAATATCATTAATTCTTATAACAGTGTTGGCGGTACAGATAAGTTAAAGGAATTTGCCAACGATGACGAAGAGGTGAGACTTTCAGAAAAATATTCACAACTAGCCAGCAAGTTGCATACCGCGCTTCACGAAGTGGTTGGCCATGCTTCAGGACAGATGAATCCAGGTGTTGGTGAAACTAAAGTAACCCTTAAGAATTATGCTTCGACCTTAGAAGAAGGTCGTGCGGATTTGGTAGGATTATATTATATCATGGACCCAAAAATCCAGGAGTTAGGACTAACCGATAATTATGAAGAATTGGGCAAAGCTCAGTATAATGGTTATATAAGAAATGGTCTTATGACCCAACTTAATAGATTAGAGCCGGGTGCAGACATTGAAGAAGCGCATATGCGTAACCGCCAATGGGTAAGTGCTTGGGTTTACGAAAAGGGCAAACAAGACAGCATCATCAAAAAAATAAATAGAGATGGGAAAACGTATTTTAAAATAACCGATTACCAAAAACTCAGAAGTCTTTTCGGACAATTACTCAGGGAAACCCAAAGGATTAAGTCTGAAGGTGATTTTGAAGCTGCTAAAAATTTGGTTGAAACATACGGAGTTAAGGTTGATCAAGAATTACATGCAGAAGTTTTAAAGAGGAATGAAGCTTTTAAATCTCCTCCTTACAGCGGATTTGTAAACCCGGTGCTGGTTCCAGCGATGGATGATAAAGGTGAGATAACTTCAATAAAAGTTACCCAACCAGTAACTTTCGATGAACAAATGCTCAATTACAGCAAAAACTTTGGATTTCTATCCGCAGAAGTGGAGAAACCAAAACAATAA
- a CDS encoding Acetylornithine deacetylase/Succinyl-diaminopimelate desuccinylase has translation MNVVKEYIEQNKKRFIDELIELLKIPSISADSAYNQDVNKTAQQVKIRLEEAGCDHVEICETKGHPIVYGEKLIDPKLPTILVYGHYDVQPADPLDLWNSPPFEPVIKETKLHPEGAIFARGACDDKGQMYMHVKALEFLCKTDQLPCNVKFMVEGEEEVGSVNLATFVKENKGKLKNDVILISDTGMIANDVPSITTGLRGLSYVQVEVTGPNRDLHSGIYGGAIANPINILAKMIASLHDENNHITIPGFYDDVENLSDEERSQMAKAPFSLDQYTSDLNIEDVYGEKGYTTNERNSIRPTLDVNGIWGGYTGEGAKTVIASKAYAKISMRLVPHQDWHKITELFKNHFESLAPAGVTVKVTPHHGGYGYVTPIDGIGYQAAAKAYEKTFNKTPIPQRSGGSIPIVSLFEEQLNSKTILMGFGLDSDSIHSPNEHFGIWNYLKGIETIPWFYKYYAELKTTEKLISTDN, from the coding sequence ATGAACGTTGTAAAGGAGTACATAGAGCAAAACAAAAAACGCTTTATTGACGAATTAATCGAATTGCTTAAAATCCCTTCTATCAGCGCAGATTCTGCCTATAACCAAGATGTTAATAAGACCGCTCAACAAGTTAAAATTAGACTTGAAGAAGCCGGCTGCGACCATGTAGAAATTTGCGAAACAAAAGGGCACCCTATTGTATACGGTGAAAAATTAATTGACCCAAAATTACCTACGATTTTGGTATACGGACATTACGACGTACAGCCAGCTGACCCACTAGACCTTTGGAATTCCCCACCTTTTGAACCAGTGATAAAGGAAACTAAACTTCATCCTGAAGGCGCCATCTTCGCGCGAGGTGCGTGTGACGACAAAGGTCAGATGTATATGCACGTTAAAGCTTTGGAGTTTTTATGCAAGACCGACCAACTTCCATGTAATGTAAAATTTATGGTAGAGGGCGAAGAAGAAGTGGGTAGCGTAAACCTTGCTACTTTTGTTAAAGAGAACAAGGGAAAACTTAAAAATGACGTCATCTTAATTTCAGATACCGGGATGATTGCTAACGATGTTCCATCAATAACTACCGGCCTTCGTGGTTTAAGCTATGTCCAAGTAGAAGTTACTGGACCAAATCGTGATTTACATTCTGGCATTTATGGCGGCGCAATCGCTAACCCAATTAATATTCTTGCGAAAATGATTGCTTCACTTCACGATGAAAACAATCATATAACGATTCCAGGATTCTATGACGATGTAGAAAATCTTTCCGATGAAGAGCGGAGCCAAATGGCAAAAGCTCCATTTTCTTTGGATCAATATACTTCAGACTTAAATATTGAAGACGTGTATGGCGAAAAAGGCTATACCACCAATGAAAGAAATAGCATTAGACCAACTTTAGACGTTAACGGTATTTGGGGTGGCTATACAGGTGAAGGTGCTAAGACTGTTATCGCCAGCAAGGCCTACGCAAAAATTTCGATGAGATTGGTACCTCACCAAGATTGGCATAAAATCACTGAATTATTTAAAAATCATTTTGAAAGTTTGGCGCCCGCCGGCGTTACGGTAAAAGTGACACCTCATCACGGTGGCTACGGTTACGTTACGCCAATTGACGGAATTGGTTACCAAGCAGCGGCAAAGGCGTATGAAAAAACGTTTAATAAAACCCCTATTCCCCAACGTAGCGGTGGTAGTATTCCTATTGTTTCTTTATTTGAAGAGCAATTGAATAGCAAAACTATATTAATGGGATTCGGCCTAGACAGTGATTCCATCCACTCCCCTAACGAGCATTTTGGTATTTGGAACTACCTCAAAGGAATCGAAACCATTCCTTGGTTTTATAAATATTATGCTGAATTAAAAACGACTGAAAAATTGATTTCCACCGATAATTAA